CAGGGTTGACGCGAAAATTACCCTCGACCTTTGGGACGCTGAATTGCGCGAGGTAATACGGGGGATAATGGCTCACATAGGCCGGAACGTGATAATAGATCCGTCATTCCCGAAAAAGGTAACTGTCATAGAAGAAACGAGAGGGACTACCAAAGAGGTCAGAACGCATGAAGAGGAAATAAAAATCACAATGTCGCTGAACGATGTACGGGCGGATGACGTTCTCAACCAGTTTATGAGGACGTATGATCTTGCCTGCTACGTTTCCGGCGTGAACACTCTGACATTCGGCTCACGGGAAGGACTCTACAAGTTATCCGGCCAGCGTTCAATCAAGACATTCAAGCTCCATTTCTCCGAGCCTGAGCAGGTGAAAACAATGCTGAAGATGCTTGCCGCACTTGAGGACAGCGCAGTAACAGCGGACGAAAGAATGAAGGCTCTCTACGTCAAGACGAACCCCGCGAAAATGCAGGAGGTTGAAGAGTTAATCAGCATACTTGACACACCGCAGAAGCAAGTCATGATTCAGGCCAGCATATTCGAGTTCAGCGACAACGACAGCCTTGAGGTAGGCAACGCGCTTCAGGTTATGTACGATGACATACGGATAGCACTTGGCCCCAACGATGACTCAAGAGGAATAGCAGTGCAATACAGGAATGACAGATCCCTTTCGGGAACGCGGGAAGTATGGACACAGAGAGTCGTTACTGGCACATTCTCGGCACTTGAGCAGCAGGGAAAAGGAAAAGTCATCGCGAATCCTTCTGTCATTGCACTTGACGGAAAAGAGGCGGAAATCAACCTTACGCAGGATTATCCGTATGTCTCAGACCGCGACAATCAGAAAGGCACAGTAACGTGGGCGACAGAGGAAGTCGGCCCAAAGCTGAAATTCACGCCCAGAGTCGGCCGGGACGGATATGTTACTCTCACGCTTGACATAAGCACCGGCGATGTAGTGGCCACTCAGACAAGCAGCACAGGGGAACAGATGCCCGTTACTACTACCCGTTCCGTGAAAACTGACGTAAGAGTCCGGGACGGTATGCCGTTCGTGATAGGCGGATTGTTCCGCGAGGACAGCTCAAAGAGTACATACAAGATTCCGATACTGGGTAATATTCCGCTGCTGGGCGAGCTTTTCACGTATCGCTCGAACTCCAAGACAAAATCCCAAGTCGTTATGGTAGTAACACCGTACATTCTTGACAGCAATTAGGGCGGGCATAATATAATTAGCCGTAAAATTTCCAGGAGGTAACAAAATACAAATGGCACAGGTAGCAGACACTACTACATTTTATGTTGGCTTAAAGCTCCGCTGGCAGGGCGGAATCTGGGAGATCGTAGAATATGACCATCACAAAATGGGCAGGGGCGGTGCAGTCGTCCGCACAAAGCTCCGCAACGTTGAGACCGGCTCAATCGTGGAAAACTCGTTCAAGCCCGGCGAAAAGTTCGAGCGCATAATCTACGAGGACAAGCCCGCGCAGTATTCCTACAGGGACGGCAAAGACTATGTATTCATGGATCTTGCGACATACGAGGAAATGAGGCTGTCCCCCGAAATTCTCGGAGACGCGGCCAAATATCTCGTTGACGACATGGAAATACAGATAGAATACTTTGAGGGCAAAGTCATGGGCATAGAGCTTCCCAAGAGCGTAACAATGAAAGTTGTTGACACTCCGCCCGCGTTCAAAGGCGACACGGTTACAGGAGGCGGAAAGCCTGCGACTCTTGAGACTGGACTCGTTGTTACGGTGCCGGTGTTTGTTGAGCCGGGAGAAATGGTTGTTGTTGACACACGCACAGGCGCATATCTTGAGCGCGCAAAGAAATAATGCCTGACTCAGACGACAGGAAGTCCCTGAACGGCGGAATGATTCACATCTCGGAGGACGTAATAGCCGAGCTTGCCCGCAAAACGATTCAGGGGATACCCAACATAAAGACAGCCGGACTCGCGTCAAAGTTCAGCATAGGCCGCCGGAGCGGTGGAATCCGCGTGTCAGTCGAACACAATCAGGGAAGCGTTTCGGTTGATGCTTATGTTCTCGTGAAATACGGCCAGAGGATTCCCGATCTTGCGTGGGACGTTCAGGAGAAAATCAAAGATAACCTCGAACGCTACACAGGCTATGACGTTAAAGCGGTGAACGTGAACGTGCAGGGAATATACACATCTGCCGGGGACAATATCGGGATTGACATTGAGACGGAAAAGAATCCCTCTCCTGATGAGGAGGCAGACTAGGCCATGTATTACACGTGGAAGAATACGCCCTACGGAATAATCCGCGTGTCATGCTCCGGGCTTTATAATTTCGCGCTATCTGCTGTGAAGTCAGGCATAAGGCTGTACAGTGTAACCCTTGAGCCGTCAGGGAAAAAGGAACACGCAAATATGACGCTGGTATTCTCTGAGGAAGACCTGCCCAAGGAGACAAAGCGCGGCATAGAGGAGCATATATCATCCGTCCTGAAGCCGATGGGGCTGAAAGCGTCCGTAGTGTGGGCGACTCCTGAGCGGGGAATCATGGCCGTTGTTCAGAATCCGTATATATGGGTGGCTATTGCGTCATGCGTTGCGCTGATTGTTACGGCGGGCTTTGACGGCTTTTTCTGGACACTATTCTGGGGCGGAGCTGTGTGGTTTGCGATTCGTGGAATGAAATTCATTGCGGAAAAATTCAGGAGCGGGGACTATGCCGGGAATCAGTAAGAAATTTATCGGGAAGAAATTCGCGGCTCTTCACCGTTCGCGTGAGATGGCCTTGCAGTTTCTCTGCTCGCTTGACATTTGCCCGGAGCAGGATTTCTCGCAGTCATTGGAGCTGTTTATGAGTCTTGACGTGAATCAGGATGACCCGCCTGACGTGAAGGAGCGATGCCGGACTCTTTCGGCTGAAGTATGGAGCAGAAAATCAGAGATTGACGGAATATTACTGCGAGTTGTAACGGGCTGGCGGCCTGAAAGAATGGTTACCGTTGACCGCACTATTCTGCGTATGATGATTCTTGAGGGGTTCCTGCTGAAGACTCTCCCGGTAGGCTCTGCGATAACTGAGGCTGGGAATCTCGCGGGTGATTACGGGACAAAGGACTCTCCGCGTTTCGTGAAGGGGATAATCTACAAGGTCTCGAAATACTTTGAGGAGAACGAGAATGCCGGCAATTGATATTCTTATGGCCTCGTACAACGGAGAGAGATACATAGCCGAACAGATAGACTCAATCTTGGCGCAGACGTTCACGGACTGGCGGCTATTGATTCGTGATGACGGCTCAGGCGACAATACCCCTGCAATAATTGAGGCTTACGCGGAAAAATATCCGGGAAAAATTCAGGTTATCCATGACAATGCGACATGCCGGAGTGCTACCCGGAATTTTTTTGAGCTTCTGAGACACGCTGAGGCCGATTACGTTATGTTTTGTGATCAGGATGATTACTGGCTGCCGTACAAGATTCAGATCACGTATGACTACATGAGGAAGGCTGAGAGCGAA
This is a stretch of genomic DNA from Synergistaceae bacterium. It encodes these proteins:
- the efp gene encoding elongation factor P; amino-acid sequence: MAQVADTTTFYVGLKLRWQGGIWEIVEYDHHKMGRGGAVVRTKLRNVETGSIVENSFKPGEKFERIIYEDKPAQYSYRDGKDYVFMDLATYEEMRLSPEILGDAAKYLVDDMEIQIEYFEGKVMGIELPKSVTMKVVDTPPAFKGDTVTGGGKPATLETGLVVTVPVFVEPGEMVVVDTRTGAYLERAKK
- a CDS encoding transcription antitermination factor NusB translates to MPGISKKFIGKKFAALHRSREMALQFLCSLDICPEQDFSQSLELFMSLDVNQDDPPDVKERCRTLSAEVWSRKSEIDGILLRVVTGWRPERMVTVDRTILRMMILEGFLLKTLPVGSAITEAGNLAGDYGTKDSPRFVKGIIYKVSKYFEENENAGN
- a CDS encoding Asp23/Gls24 family envelope stress response protein — its product is MPDSDDRKSLNGGMIHISEDVIAELARKTIQGIPNIKTAGLASKFSIGRRSGGIRVSVEHNQGSVSVDAYVLVKYGQRIPDLAWDVQEKIKDNLERYTGYDVKAVNVNVQGIYTSAGDNIGIDIETEKNPSPDEEAD